The following are encoded in a window of Iodobacter fluviatilis genomic DNA:
- a CDS encoding pyridoxal phosphate-dependent decarboxylase family protein: MFKTTMNVDALFLGPKSENREFFKEMVDYAVDEHIHWRADFHPEDAPLLSPMDQHQPDFRNTLYRTEGILRQLSSKLKTTSVPWFSPRYLGHMNADTLMVSNIAYVMTMLYNPNNCAHEASPTTTELELEAGRDLCAMFGYDVQKSWGHITSGGTVANYEGVWVARNLKSLPLAIAQHEKAKDLVAGMSEKQLLNMSPTAILDLSDELKKRELFEEVRALTVRGVGVKQGQLGKFLVPMSKHYSWMKAMDVMGIGQEHIVPLPVDENYRTDVETMRAITFKLIEEGTPILGMVAVVGTTEEGSIDHVDEVIKLRRECEEKYGVSFYVHVDAAYGGYVRSMFLDENSKFMEYDALIARYRAEDIIPEGVTWPKRAVYEGFKAMSEADSITVDPHKAGFIQYAAGAVCMKDKRIVDLISYHAAYVFEEADDAGEEQNVVLGSSIMEGSKAGATAAAVWAAHRLVPLNVSGYGKVIGRGIVTADWFAQKLSMAKPIVVGNRRFELRPLMHPDFHMVNFTFKEIGNPSLEDHNRLNQRMYEVCSYSSGRTYSNDFLTSSTSLAFDEYGDTPWIYAESRGFSRREWDKTQSVYILRAAVMTHFLRDPQGFEDYWTNLRAIFAEKLGHIIDMEAKEANQLKAA; the protein is encoded by the coding sequence ATGTTTAAGACCACTATGAATGTTGATGCGCTGTTTCTGGGCCCTAAATCAGAAAATCGTGAATTCTTTAAAGAAATGGTTGATTACGCAGTAGATGAGCACATCCACTGGCGTGCAGATTTTCACCCGGAAGATGCCCCATTATTGTCGCCAATGGATCAGCATCAGCCTGATTTCCGTAATACGCTTTATCGCACTGAAGGCATTTTGCGTCAGTTGTCTTCCAAGCTGAAAACCACATCCGTGCCTTGGTTCTCGCCGCGTTATTTGGGTCATATGAATGCCGATACGCTGATGGTTTCAAATATCGCGTATGTAATGACCATGCTTTATAACCCAAACAATTGTGCGCATGAAGCATCTCCAACCACCACCGAGCTTGAATTGGAAGCAGGCCGCGATCTATGTGCGATGTTTGGTTACGACGTGCAAAAATCATGGGGCCATATTACTTCTGGCGGTACGGTTGCTAATTACGAAGGCGTTTGGGTTGCCCGTAATCTGAAATCTCTGCCTTTAGCCATTGCTCAACACGAAAAAGCCAAAGATTTAGTGGCTGGCATGAGCGAAAAGCAATTGCTGAATATGTCGCCCACAGCCATTCTGGATTTATCTGATGAGCTGAAAAAACGCGAGTTGTTTGAAGAAGTGCGTGCGCTGACTGTACGTGGTGTGGGTGTTAAACAAGGCCAGCTGGGTAAATTCCTTGTGCCGATGTCCAAGCATTACTCATGGATGAAAGCCATGGATGTGATGGGTATTGGTCAAGAGCATATTGTTCCGCTGCCAGTGGATGAAAACTACCGCACCGACGTTGAAACAATGCGTGCCATTACCTTTAAATTGATCGAAGAGGGTACGCCTATCCTCGGTATGGTGGCCGTAGTGGGCACAACCGAAGAAGGCTCGATCGATCATGTGGATGAAGTGATCAAGCTGCGCCGTGAATGCGAAGAAAAATACGGCGTGTCTTTCTATGTACACGTGGATGCAGCTTACGGTGGTTATGTGCGTTCGATGTTCCTTGATGAAAACAGCAAATTCATGGAATACGATGCTCTGATCGCCCGTTATCGCGCCGAAGATATTATCCCTGAAGGCGTAACTTGGCCTAAGCGTGCGGTGTATGAAGGCTTTAAAGCGATGTCTGAAGCCGATTCTATTACGGTTGATCCGCACAAAGCTGGCTTTATTCAATACGCTGCCGGTGCGGTATGTATGAAAGACAAGCGCATTGTTGATCTGATCTCCTACCACGCGGCCTATGTATTTGAAGAAGCCGATGATGCGGGTGAAGAGCAAAATGTGGTGCTGGGCTCGTCTATTATGGAAGGCTCTAAAGCCGGTGCAACGGCTGCCGCAGTATGGGCAGCGCATCGCTTAGTGCCGCTCAATGTTTCAGGCTACGGCAAGGTCATTGGTCGCGGTATTGTGACGGCCGATTGGTTTGCACAAAAGCTATCGATGGCAAAACCGATTGTGGTGGGTAATCGCCGCTTTGAATTGCGCCCATTGATGCACCCAGATTTCCATATGGTGAACTTCACCTTTAAGGAAATCGGCAATCCAAGCTTGGAAGACCATAACCGTCTGAATCAACGCATGTACGAAGTGTGCTCTTACTCATCGGGCCGCACTTACAGCAATGATTTCCTGACTTCATCCACTTCGCTCGCCTTTGACGAATACGGTGATACCCCTTGGATTTACGCTGAAAGCCGTGGTTTCAGCCGCAGAGAGTGGGATAAAACCCAAAGCGTTTACATCTTGCGTGCTGCGGTGATGACTCACTTCCTGCGTGATCCACAAGGCTTTGAAGACTACTGGACTAATTTGCGCGCCATTTTTGCAGAAAAACTAGGCCATATCATCGATATGGAAGCCAAAGAAGCCAATCAATTAAAAGCTGCTTAA
- a CDS encoding DUF3658 domain-containing protein, whose translation MSCHLVLGDFAADLLRQALGPYADIRIHQDDLALGPLNDIDHVYPAARIHFWNDVFPLSSFDFSDALPAGNAQLAALPEDLTFWAGTSCGEALLLRRLAWWRYQKGQSFKLAMPNTTGADSYIAGQVPLSLISPEQIESASSELIPPAQLHKLAQEWQEFTQQTSMFRGWNGETFQHLDASTLDSEMLALISTNYLPCRQIALLWMQSAKGFFRSDVLAMWRLRSLAAQDKIEMESHPDQHELFAFKVRRK comes from the coding sequence GTGAGCTGCCATCTGGTTTTAGGGGACTTTGCGGCGGATCTGTTACGCCAAGCACTTGGCCCCTATGCCGATATCCGCATTCACCAGGACGACTTAGCACTTGGCCCGCTCAACGATATCGACCACGTTTATCCCGCAGCCAGAATCCATTTTTGGAATGACGTCTTCCCGCTCTCCAGCTTTGACTTTAGTGATGCACTGCCCGCGGGCAATGCCCAGCTTGCGGCGCTGCCGGAAGATCTTACTTTCTGGGCTGGCACTTCCTGCGGCGAAGCGCTATTGCTGCGCCGCCTAGCGTGGTGGCGCTATCAAAAAGGACAAAGTTTTAAACTGGCTATGCCCAACACCACCGGGGCTGACAGCTATATTGCAGGCCAGGTGCCACTCAGCCTGATTAGCCCAGAACAAATCGAATCGGCCAGCAGCGAACTAATTCCCCCAGCCCAATTACACAAATTAGCCCAAGAATGGCAAGAGTTCACCCAGCAAACCAGCATGTTTCGCGGCTGGAATGGAGAGACATTCCAGCATCTGGATGCAAGCACGCTTGACAGCGAAATGCTGGCTTTAATCTCCACTAATTACTTACCTTGCCGCCAGATTGCACTGCTTTGGATGCAGTCTGCCAAAGGCTTTTTTCGCAGTGATGTCTTAGCGATGTGGCGCTTACGCAGCTTAGCAGCACAAGACAAAATCGAAATGGAAAGCCACCCGGATCAGCACGAATTATTTGCGTTTAAAGTACGAAGAAAATAG
- a CDS encoding CoA-binding protein yields the protein MLGLSPKPDRPSFAVAKVMQQAGMQIVPVRPFTESVLGEPAFARLNDVPGKVDLVNVFRAADQIDAIVDEAIALNIPAIWIQQGIINEAAAERAKAAGLFVVMDRCIKIDYLRLCL from the coding sequence GTGCTTGGCCTCTCTCCAAAGCCCGACCGGCCCAGCTTTGCAGTAGCGAAGGTGATGCAGCAGGCGGGCATGCAAATTGTACCGGTGCGCCCGTTTACCGAAAGCGTACTCGGCGAGCCGGCCTTTGCCCGCCTGAACGATGTGCCGGGCAAGGTGGATTTGGTCAATGTGTTCCGGGCCGCCGATCAGATCGACGCTATTGTGGATGAAGCGATTGCACTGAATATTCCGGCAATCTGGATTCAGCAAGGCATTATTAATGAGGCCGCGGCAGAGCGCGCCAAGGCGGCAGGGCTGTTTGTAGTAATGGACAGATGTATCAAGATTGATTATCTGAGGCTTTGTCTGTGA
- a CDS encoding Hsp70 family protein, translating into MTTPNFARACGIDFGTSNSTVGWVRPGHSTLISLEDGKATLPSMVFFNAEEDSVCFGRAAMGEYLEGYEGRLMRSLKSLLGSSLIDAQTEVNGRALPLRGLLAKYIGELKLRAEHAAGRPFEQAVFGRPVHFVDDDTAADAQAEKTLAEIAYQVGFKEISFQFEPIAAAFHYECSIQKEELVLIVDIGGGTSDFSLVRLSPERAKVLDRREDLLASAGVHIGGTDFDKALSLAGVMPLLGYKTRLKNNSEVPSGTFFNLATWHTINFAYTRRSWSDLADVYRDAMERDKLDRLMSLIEQRAGHWLALQVEDAKIALSASDKTTISLERLEDDLTHDLTRADFDNSISRLVDTVEKTVTGLLNTAGIGVEQVDTVFFTGGSSGVPLLRAQVGALLPNARHVEGDLFGSIGTGLAVEAARRFG; encoded by the coding sequence GTGACTACTCCTAATTTTGCTCGTGCCTGCGGCATCGATTTTGGTACCTCCAATTCTACGGTGGGCTGGGTTCGCCCCGGCCACAGTACGCTGATTTCCTTGGAAGATGGCAAGGCCACATTGCCTTCTATGGTGTTTTTTAATGCCGAAGAAGATTCGGTCTGCTTTGGCCGCGCGGCCATGGGGGAGTATCTGGAAGGCTATGAAGGCCGCCTGATGCGATCCTTAAAAAGTCTTTTGGGCAGCAGCTTGATTGACGCACAAACCGAAGTAAATGGCCGTGCTTTGCCACTACGCGGCCTATTAGCTAAATATATTGGCGAATTAAAACTGCGTGCAGAGCACGCTGCTGGCCGGCCTTTCGAGCAGGCGGTATTTGGCCGTCCCGTACATTTTGTTGATGATGATACGGCGGCCGATGCGCAAGCCGAGAAAACGCTGGCCGAGATTGCCTATCAGGTTGGCTTTAAAGAAATTAGCTTTCAGTTTGAGCCGATTGCCGCTGCTTTTCATTATGAGTGCAGCATTCAAAAAGAAGAGCTGGTGCTGATTGTGGATATTGGCGGCGGTACTTCCGACTTCTCACTGGTACGTTTATCGCCAGAGCGCGCTAAGGTTTTAGACCGCCGGGAAGATTTATTAGCCAGCGCCGGTGTGCATATTGGTGGCACGGATTTTGATAAAGCCTTAAGCCTTGCGGGTGTAATGCCTTTACTGGGCTATAAAACGCGGCTGAAGAATAACTCGGAAGTCCCATCGGGCACCTTTTTTAATCTGGCCACATGGCACACGATTAACTTTGCCTACACCCGCCGCTCTTGGAGTGATCTGGCCGATGTTTACCGCGATGCCATGGAGCGCGATAAGCTGGATCGCTTAATGAGCCTGATCGAGCAGCGAGCCGGGCACTGGCTGGCACTGCAAGTTGAAGACGCCAAAATTGCGCTCTCTGCTAGCGATAAAACCACCATCTCTTTGGAGCGATTAGAAGACGATCTGACCCACGATCTGACCCGCGCCGATTTTGATAATTCAATCTCACGTCTTGTAGATACAGTAGAAAAAACCGTGACCGGGCTGTTAAACACGGCAGGCATCGGTGTTGAGCAAGTCGACACCGTATTCTTTACCGGCGGCTCCAGCGGCGTGCCGCTGCTGCGCGCCCAAGTCGGCGCACTATTGCCCAATGCACGTCATGTAGAAGGCGATTTATTTGGCAGTATTGGTACAGGTTTGGCGGTGGAAGCGGCAAGACGGTTTGGCTGA
- a CDS encoding class I SAM-dependent methyltransferase, with protein sequence MSASPKNLIDFAALNLLRYPAKHAKDLRAWDASDEYLAEFIRTDASVLLINDAFGALHCAVGVNAFHINDSWCSRHAIEINSQQSYTPYSGQALAYGLVKLPKSLSLFEAQLQEVARHLSEPLPLYFSGMQKHVSSGHLEMIKSCCDEVEYLPTQRKARMYAARLRPGQQIATPYLQAVPELNLTLHNAPGVFAEQKIDIGSRFFIEHFDRLPSAETVADVGCGNGLLSLAYHRLHPKSDLHLFDESLAAVESAQLSFAANFPDASRQIQHGDGLASAVADGQTFDLILINPPFHQQNTITTDIALSMFAQAKQCMSANSELWIVANRHLNYQAALKKNFRQIELIAQNAKFVIIKAKR encoded by the coding sequence ATGTCTGCAAGCCCGAAAAATTTGATTGATTTTGCCGCGCTGAATTTACTGCGCTACCCGGCAAAGCACGCTAAAGATTTACGTGCATGGGATGCGAGCGATGAATACCTTGCAGAGTTTATCCGCACAGATGCATCCGTCTTACTTATCAACGATGCTTTTGGCGCGCTGCACTGTGCCGTGGGTGTAAACGCGTTTCATATCAATGATTCCTGGTGCTCGCGTCACGCGATAGAAATCAACAGCCAGCAAAGCTATACGCCCTACTCCGGCCAAGCGCTGGCTTATGGCCTCGTTAAACTGCCCAAGTCTTTGTCTTTATTTGAAGCCCAGCTACAAGAGGTGGCGCGGCATTTAAGCGAACCACTCCCCTTATATTTCTCAGGGATGCAAAAGCATGTCAGCAGCGGGCATTTGGAGATGATTAAATCTTGCTGTGATGAAGTTGAATACTTGCCCACGCAGCGAAAAGCGCGCATGTACGCCGCCCGCCTGCGGCCAGGCCAACAGATCGCCACACCCTATCTGCAAGCGGTGCCTGAGCTGAACCTTACACTCCACAATGCGCCAGGAGTATTTGCCGAGCAAAAAATAGATATAGGCTCGCGCTTTTTTATCGAACATTTTGATCGCTTGCCAAGCGCAGAGACCGTGGCCGACGTGGGCTGCGGCAATGGCCTGCTGTCCCTTGCCTATCATCGCCTGCACCCCAAGAGCGATTTGCATTTATTTGATGAATCTTTGGCAGCGGTTGAATCGGCCCAGCTTAGCTTTGCAGCCAATTTCCCAGATGCTAGCCGCCAGATTCAGCACGGTGATGGCCTCGCTAGCGCGGTGGCAGACGGACAAACTTTTGACCTAATCCTCATCAACCCGCCATTTCACCAGCAGAATACTATCACCACCGATATTGCCCTCAGCATGTTTGCCCAAGCCAAACAATGTATGAGCGCCAACAGCGAATTATGGATCGTGGCAAACCGGCACTTAAACTATCAGGCCGCGCTAAAGAAAAACTTCAGGCAGATTGAGTTAATCGCCCAGAACGCCAAATTTGTGATTATCAAAGCGAAGCGGTAA
- a CDS encoding Rid family detoxifying hydrolase — MNKSIIHSDHAPKAVGTYSQAVKIGSTVYLSGQIGLDPSTGILAEGFNAQAHQVFQNLRAVCQAAGGDLQNIAKLGVFVTDLSNFATLNDIMGQYFTEPYPARAAIQAAALPKGALVEADGVMVLDL, encoded by the coding sequence ATAAACAAATCGATCATCCATAGTGATCACGCGCCTAAAGCCGTCGGCACTTACTCGCAAGCCGTCAAAATCGGCAGTACCGTGTATTTATCCGGCCAGATTGGCTTAGACCCAAGCACGGGTATTCTGGCCGAGGGCTTTAATGCCCAAGCGCATCAAGTCTTTCAAAACCTGCGCGCGGTATGTCAGGCAGCAGGTGGTGACTTGCAAAACATAGCTAAGCTAGGTGTATTTGTTACCGACCTGAGCAACTTTGCCACTCTCAACGACATCATGGGGCAATATTTTACCGAGCCCTACCCCGCCCGAGCCGCCATTCAGGCCGCAGCGCTACCAAAGGGCGCGCTGGTTGAGGCGGATGGAGTGATGGTTTTAGATTTGTAA
- a CDS encoding flavin reductase family protein, which translates to MELTISALSPDEKYALISDCVVPRPIAWINTQSTSGIVNVAPFSYFNIVSNEPMIVSVSINRRHDNALLKDTARNILQTGECVVHLPSRGHAPQVNASAASFAPNESEATALGLALTPSTAVKPPRLADCGIALECRLHMHVEVGDPVVADLILLEVIHLGVADDLLRDGRVHPEPLDPLSRLGGPDYAVVGERFIIQRPK; encoded by the coding sequence ATGGAATTAACAATCTCGGCGCTCTCGCCCGACGAAAAATACGCGCTGATTAGCGATTGTGTTGTACCACGCCCGATTGCATGGATTAACACCCAAAGCACCAGCGGCATTGTCAATGTAGCGCCTTTTTCTTATTTCAATATTGTTTCGAATGAGCCCATGATTGTGTCGGTGAGCATTAATCGCCGCCACGATAATGCCCTGCTTAAAGATACTGCGCGCAATATTTTGCAAACTGGCGAATGCGTTGTGCATCTGCCCTCACGCGGGCATGCCCCGCAAGTTAACGCTTCTGCAGCATCTTTTGCTCCCAATGAAAGTGAAGCCACGGCACTTGGGCTGGCACTGACGCCCTCTACCGCAGTCAAACCGCCCCGCCTTGCAGACTGCGGCATTGCGCTGGAGTGCCGCCTGCATATGCATGTAGAAGTAGGTGATCCTGTAGTCGCTGATTTAATTTTGCTGGAAGTCATCCACCTTGGTGTGGCGGACGATTTACTCAGAGACGGCCGCGTCCACCCCGAGCCTCTCGATCCGCTCTCCCGCCTTGGCGGGCCAGATTACGCCGTTGTTGGCGAGCGTTTTATTATTCAAAGGCCTAAATAA
- a CDS encoding APC family permease: MSGSEASPKIGVSTFVMITAAVVVSVRTLPMTAQPGMMTIFLTLAAALLFLVPTALVAAELATAWPQDGGIFIWVREAFGERLGFVAVWMQWIQMVFGMTSIIMIIAATIAYVVDPALATNKYFMLGMILAVWWGCTLVNLQGVKTLGWVSTICVSLGVFLPGIVLIVAGVAYVLGGNPIMTDVSFSMSNMIPHFSDAGTLGLFIGFIFVVMGMEVSASNVSSIKDAKRNYPIAIVLVSIIMVFLSVVGSAAIFVAIPKEEISMTAGLMQAFELYFSKWGMPWLAPVMGLSIALGLIGQVNSWVLGPVRGLQATANSGVLPEIMQKTNKHGVPVTLVMIQAVAISLVGILITVIPDVDNFYFMLMGLTGLVYLVAYLFMFAAAIWLRYKHPEVERSFKVPGGNFGMWLVSGMGFAMSLLAAYLAFVPPGSFKGSASGYFMFQLMGLIVMFVIPFFVYAYGQKDKARQAKKAKLAPKATRVELDAHQDNAAAAH, from the coding sequence ATGTCTGGTAGTGAAGCTAGCCCCAAAATTGGGGTGTCAACTTTTGTCATGATCACCGCTGCCGTTGTAGTGAGCGTACGTACGCTGCCTATGACAGCGCAGCCTGGGATGATGACAATTTTCCTAACTCTGGCTGCGGCCTTGTTATTTTTAGTTCCTACCGCCTTGGTGGCGGCCGAGCTGGCCACCGCTTGGCCACAGGATGGCGGGATTTTTATTTGGGTGCGTGAGGCATTTGGCGAGCGTTTAGGTTTTGTCGCCGTGTGGATGCAGTGGATTCAAATGGTGTTCGGGATGACTTCTATCATCATGATCATCGCCGCAACCATCGCCTATGTGGTTGATCCGGCACTGGCAACCAATAAGTACTTTATGTTGGGAATGATTCTGGCGGTGTGGTGGGGTTGCACACTGGTGAATCTGCAAGGGGTTAAAACCCTAGGCTGGGTTTCTACGATTTGTGTGAGCTTGGGTGTGTTCTTGCCAGGTATTGTGCTGATTGTAGCTGGTGTTGCTTATGTATTAGGTGGCAATCCGATCATGACCGATGTGTCTTTCAGCATGTCGAATATGATTCCGCATTTTAGCGATGCCGGTACTTTAGGTCTGTTTATTGGCTTTATCTTCGTCGTAATGGGGATGGAAGTCTCTGCTTCAAATGTGTCTTCTATTAAAGACGCAAAACGTAATTATCCGATTGCCATCGTTCTGGTGTCGATCATCATGGTTTTCCTTTCTGTTGTTGGCTCTGCCGCCATCTTCGTGGCGATTCCTAAAGAAGAAATCTCCATGACTGCCGGTTTGATGCAGGCCTTTGAGCTGTATTTCAGCAAATGGGGCATGCCTTGGCTTGCACCTGTGATGGGTTTATCCATTGCCCTTGGCTTGATTGGTCAGGTGAATTCTTGGGTGTTGGGTCCGGTGCGTGGCCTGCAAGCGACGGCTAACTCCGGTGTTTTGCCAGAGATTATGCAAAAAACCAATAAACATGGTGTGCCCGTTACTTTGGTCATGATCCAAGCCGTTGCCATTAGCTTGGTAGGCATTCTGATTACCGTGATTCCAGACGTCGATAACTTCTACTTCATGTTGATGGGTCTGACGGGGCTGGTTTATCTGGTGGCCTATCTGTTTATGTTTGCTGCGGCTATTTGGCTTCGTTACAAGCATCCGGAAGTAGAACGCAGCTTCAAAGTTCCTGGCGGCAATTTTGGTATGTGGCTTGTGTCCGGAATGGGTTTTGCGATGTCTTTACTCGCCGCTTACCTCGCTTTTGTTCCACCAGGCAGCTTTAAAGGTTCGGCATCAGGTTACTTCATGTTCCAACTGATGGGGCTGATTGTGATGTTTGTGATTCCTTTCTTTGTGTATGCCTACGGCCAGAAAGATAAAGCACGCCAAGCCAAGAAAGCAAAGCTTGCCCCTAAGGCAACTCGTGTCGAGCTGGATGCTCATCAGGATAACGCAGCTGCTGCGCACTAA
- a CDS encoding amino acid permease produces MFAINYKAVGATLLISGTMLGAGMLALPLVSSGMGYTYASLALVCIWLLMTYTALMLLEVSLAFPAGSGFDVMAQSLFGNKGLWIINASLLLLLYALSGAYISGAASSYTSNIKQYLGIDVPSAVVAAIFTLLIGSIVYMSTGAVDRVNRVLFSLNVFIFFAMAITIQPYVNQGNLNSTQDSSRYIYAAFPVFITAFGFHGSIPSMVKYIGRDKPQTLRNIFILGGLIPLLVYAIWEYCSLGLVPRIGENSFLTLAENQGSVGMFLDYIHASTSNHWIPSLISLFSSIALFTSYLCVSLGLFDSVASSIGWKDSKHDRLITALATYLPPFVFAWIYPEGFVLALGAAAIFLSILAILFPALALYKLRARDSYQAGWRVPCNTCSFCTVTMMGACIIVFQIMKMQNLLPIC; encoded by the coding sequence ATGTTTGCGATTAACTACAAAGCGGTGGGTGCTACTTTGCTGATTTCCGGCACCATGCTGGGAGCAGGAATGCTGGCTTTGCCCCTAGTTTCCTCTGGAATGGGCTATACCTACGCCAGTCTTGCGCTCGTTTGTATCTGGCTGCTGATGACCTATACCGCGCTGATGCTATTGGAAGTTTCGCTGGCTTTTCCGGCAGGCAGCGGTTTTGATGTAATGGCACAAAGTTTGTTTGGCAACAAAGGTTTGTGGATTATCAACGCCTCCTTGTTACTGCTTTTATATGCACTGTCTGGTGCTTATATCTCTGGTGCGGCTTCGTCTTATACCTCAAATATTAAACAGTATTTGGGAATAGACGTTCCTTCTGCCGTGGTTGCGGCAATCTTTACCCTGCTGATCGGCTCTATTGTTTATATGAGCACGGGAGCCGTGGACCGCGTTAATCGCGTGTTGTTTAGTTTGAATGTTTTTATCTTCTTTGCAATGGCCATCACCATTCAGCCCTATGTGAATCAGGGTAATTTAAATAGCACACAAGACTCCAGCCGCTATATCTATGCGGCATTTCCGGTGTTTATTACGGCATTTGGTTTTCATGGCAGCATTCCCAGCATGGTGAAATATATTGGCCGCGATAAGCCACAAACGCTGCGCAATATTTTTATCCTTGGCGGCTTAATTCCGCTCCTGGTGTACGCGATTTGGGAATATTGCAGTCTCGGTCTTGTGCCCAGAATAGGGGAGAATAGCTTTTTGACCCTTGCAGAAAACCAGGGCTCGGTGGGAATGTTTCTTGATTATATCCATGCCAGCACCAGCAATCATTGGATACCCAGTCTGATTAGCTTGTTTTCATCGATCGCATTATTTACCTCCTATTTATGTGTGTCCTTAGGATTATTTGATTCGGTGGCAAGCAGCATAGGCTGGAAAGATTCTAAGCATGATCGCTTAATTACGGCGCTGGCTACTTATCTACCCCCCTTTGTATTTGCGTGGATATACCCGGAAGGTTTTGTTTTAGCCCTTGGGGCGGCGGCTATTTTCTTATCGATTCTGGCGATTTTATTTCCCGCTCTGGCGCTTTATAAATTACGCGCCCGGGACAGCTATCAGGCTGGCTGGCGCGTTCCATGCAATACCTGCTCGTTTTGTACCGTAACGATGATGGGCGCTTGCATTATCGTTTTCCAAATTATGAAAATGCAGAATTTATTACCGATTTGCTAG